From Zingiber officinale cultivar Zhangliang chromosome 5B, Zo_v1.1, whole genome shotgun sequence, the proteins below share one genomic window:
- the LOC121985106 gene encoding casein kinase 1-like protein HD16 isoform X1, translating to MMPELRSGARRGRAQANPVVQAEQPKTRRRRTARIQRPVGENPPAEEIGQVEGRGEVGGLAGEEIQEGVGERKMNDCNSGARSADKLAGGEDEGNAAPLPEKVQVSNSPLYKVERKLGKGGFGQVYVGRRISPASTSDRTTGSSAIEVALKFEHRTSKGCNYGPPYEWQVYNTLGGIHGVPKVHYKGRQGDYYVMIMDILGPSLWDVWNNNSHTMSVEMVACIAIEAISILENMHSKGYVHGDVKPENFLLGPSGTSEEKKLFLVDLGLATKWKDSSTNLHVEYDQRPDVFRGTVRYASVHAHLGRTASRRDDLESLAYTLIFLLRGRLLWQGYQGENKGFLVCKKKMATSPESLCCFCPQPFKQFVEYVVNLKFDEEPNYAKYISLFDGIVGPNPDIRPINTDGAQKVIKLIYQVGQKRGRLMIEEVDEQPKKKIRMGLPANQWISVYNARRPMKQRYHYNVADMRLAQHIEKGNEDGLFISCVASCNNLWALIMDAGTGFTAQVYELSTNFLHKEWIMEQWEKNYYISTLAGTNNGSSLVVMSKGTLYAQQSYKVSESFPFKWINKKWREGFYVTAMATAGNRWAVVMSRNAGFSEQVIELDFLYPSEGIHRRWDNGYRITATAATCDQAALVLSIPRRKLTDETQETLRTSAFPSQHVKEKWAKNLYIASICFGRTVS from the exons ATGATGCCGGAGTTGCGTAGCGGAGCGCGTAGGGGCCGAGCGCAGGCGAATCCAGTGGTCCAGGCTGAGCAGCCGAAGACAAGGCGGCGACGGACGGCGAGGATCCAGCGGCCAGTGGGCGAGAATCCGCCTGCGGAGGAGATCGGTCAAGTGGAAGGGCGCGGCGAGGTTGGGGGCTTGGCAGGGGAGGAAATCCAGGAAGGGGTCGGGGAGAGGAAGATGAATGATTGCAATAGTGGGGCAAGGAGCGCTGATAAACTCGCTGGCGGAGAGGACGAGGGGAACGCCGCACCGCTCCCAGAAAAG GTTCAAGTCAGCAATTCACCACTATACAAAGTTGAAAGGAAGCTAGGAAAAGGTGGATTTGGACAAGTTTATGTTGGCCGTCGAATTTCGCCTGCCAGCACAAGTGATAGGACCACTGGTTCTAGTGCTATAGAG GTAGCGCTAAAGTTCGAGCACAGGACCAGCAAAGGTTGTAATTATGGTCCACCTTATGAATGGCAAGTGTACAA CACACTTGGTGGTATTCACGGGGTGCCAAAAGTTCATTACAAGGGCAGGCAAGGGGACTACTATGTCATG ATTATGGATATACTGGGACCAAGCCTTTGGGATGTATGGAATAACAATTCTCACAC AATGTCCGTGGAAATGGTTGCATGTATTGCAATTGAAGCAATCTCCATATTGGAGAATATGCATTCAAAAGG TTATGTACATGGGGATGTGAAACCTGAAAATTTTTTACTTGGACCTTCTGGGACTTctgaagaaaaaaaattgtttctTGTTGATCTTGGCTTAG CCACTAAGTGGAAGGACAGTTCAACAAATTTGCATGTTGAATATGATCAACGACCAGATGTTTTCAG GGGGACTGTGCGCTATGCTAGTGTTCATGCTCACCTTGGGAGGACAGCAAGCAGAAGAGATGATTTAGAATCCCTTGCTTATACACTTATATTTCTTCTCCGTGGCCGTCTACTTTGGCAAGGGTATCAG GGTGAAAATAAAGGTTTCCTTGTATGCAAAAAGAAGATGGCTACATCTCCAGAGTCTCTTTGTTGCTTTTGCCCACAACCTTTCAAACAGTTTGTTGAATACGTGGTCAACTTGAAGTTTGATGAAGAACCTAACTATGCAAAGTACATCTCACTTTTTGATGGCATAGTAGGTCCTAATCCAGATATTAGGCCAATTAACACTGATGGAGCTCAAAAG GTTATCAAGCTTATATATCAGGTAGGTCAAAAAAGAGGTCGTCTAATGATAGAAGAAGTTGATGAACAGCCCAAAAAGAAGATTAGGATGGGGTTGCCGGCAAACCAATGGATTAGTGTTTATAATGCACGACGACCTATGAAACAGAG GTACCACTACAATGTTGCTGATATGAGGCTTGCACAGCATATCGAGAAGGGGAATGAAGATGGTTTATTCATTAGTTGTGTGGCATCGTGTAACAATCTTTGGGCGTTGATCATGGATGCAGGCACTGGCTTCACTGCTCAAGTTTATGAACTATCTACAAACTTTCTTCACAAG GAATGGATAATGGAACAATGGgagaaaaattattatattagtaCACTAGCCGGGACAAACAATGGCAGCTCCTTGGTGGTTATGTCTAAGG GTACTCTATATGCACAACAATCATACAAAGTGAGTGAGTCATTTCCGTTCAAGTGGATAAACAAAAAGTGGAGGGAAGGTTTTTATGTTACTGCAATGGCAACAGCCGGAAATAGGTGGGCTGTCGTTATGTCTCGTAATGCAGGTTTTTCTGAGCAG GTTATTGAACTTGACTTTCTTTACCCTAGCGAAGGTATTCATCGAAGATGGGATAATGGCTATCGCATAACGGCAACTGCTGCAACATGTGACCAGGCTGCCTTGGTGCTTAGTATACCTAGAAGGAAACTAACAGATGAGACACAAGAGACCCTTAGAACATCTGCTTTTCCTAGCCAACATGTGAAG GAGAAATGGGCGAAAAATCTATATATTGCATCCATATGTTTTGGCCGCACTGTTTCATGA
- the LOC121985106 gene encoding casein kinase 1-like protein HD16 isoform X2: MMPELRSGARRGRAQANPVVQAEQPKTRRRRTARIQRPVGENPPAEEIGQVEGRGEVGGLAGEEIQEGVGERKMNDCNSGARSADKLAGGEDEGNAAPLPEKVQVSNSPLYKVERKLGKGGFGQVYVGRRISPASTSDRTTGSSAIEVALKFEHRTSKGCNYGPPYEWQVYNTLGGIHGVPKVHYKGRQGDYYVMIMDILGPSLWDVWNNNSHTMSVEMVACIAIEAISILENMHSKGYVHGDVKPENFLLGPSGTSEEKKLFLVDLGLATKWKDSSTNLHVEYDQRPDVFRGTVRYASVHAHLGRTASRRDDLESLAYTLIFLLRGRLLWQGYQGENKGFLVCKKKMATSPESLCCFCPQPFKQFVEYVVNLKFDEEPNYAKYISLFDGIVGPNPDIRPINTDGAQKLIYQVGQKRGRLMIEEVDEQPKKKIRMGLPANQWISVYNARRPMKQRYHYNVADMRLAQHIEKGNEDGLFISCVASCNNLWALIMDAGTGFTAQVYELSTNFLHKEWIMEQWEKNYYISTLAGTNNGSSLVVMSKGTLYAQQSYKVSESFPFKWINKKWREGFYVTAMATAGNRWAVVMSRNAGFSEQVIELDFLYPSEGIHRRWDNGYRITATAATCDQAALVLSIPRRKLTDETQETLRTSAFPSQHVKEKWAKNLYIASICFGRTVS; this comes from the exons ATGATGCCGGAGTTGCGTAGCGGAGCGCGTAGGGGCCGAGCGCAGGCGAATCCAGTGGTCCAGGCTGAGCAGCCGAAGACAAGGCGGCGACGGACGGCGAGGATCCAGCGGCCAGTGGGCGAGAATCCGCCTGCGGAGGAGATCGGTCAAGTGGAAGGGCGCGGCGAGGTTGGGGGCTTGGCAGGGGAGGAAATCCAGGAAGGGGTCGGGGAGAGGAAGATGAATGATTGCAATAGTGGGGCAAGGAGCGCTGATAAACTCGCTGGCGGAGAGGACGAGGGGAACGCCGCACCGCTCCCAGAAAAG GTTCAAGTCAGCAATTCACCACTATACAAAGTTGAAAGGAAGCTAGGAAAAGGTGGATTTGGACAAGTTTATGTTGGCCGTCGAATTTCGCCTGCCAGCACAAGTGATAGGACCACTGGTTCTAGTGCTATAGAG GTAGCGCTAAAGTTCGAGCACAGGACCAGCAAAGGTTGTAATTATGGTCCACCTTATGAATGGCAAGTGTACAA CACACTTGGTGGTATTCACGGGGTGCCAAAAGTTCATTACAAGGGCAGGCAAGGGGACTACTATGTCATG ATTATGGATATACTGGGACCAAGCCTTTGGGATGTATGGAATAACAATTCTCACAC AATGTCCGTGGAAATGGTTGCATGTATTGCAATTGAAGCAATCTCCATATTGGAGAATATGCATTCAAAAGG TTATGTACATGGGGATGTGAAACCTGAAAATTTTTTACTTGGACCTTCTGGGACTTctgaagaaaaaaaattgtttctTGTTGATCTTGGCTTAG CCACTAAGTGGAAGGACAGTTCAACAAATTTGCATGTTGAATATGATCAACGACCAGATGTTTTCAG GGGGACTGTGCGCTATGCTAGTGTTCATGCTCACCTTGGGAGGACAGCAAGCAGAAGAGATGATTTAGAATCCCTTGCTTATACACTTATATTTCTTCTCCGTGGCCGTCTACTTTGGCAAGGGTATCAG GGTGAAAATAAAGGTTTCCTTGTATGCAAAAAGAAGATGGCTACATCTCCAGAGTCTCTTTGTTGCTTTTGCCCACAACCTTTCAAACAGTTTGTTGAATACGTGGTCAACTTGAAGTTTGATGAAGAACCTAACTATGCAAAGTACATCTCACTTTTTGATGGCATAGTAGGTCCTAATCCAGATATTAGGCCAATTAACACTGATGGAGCTCAAAAG CTTATATATCAGGTAGGTCAAAAAAGAGGTCGTCTAATGATAGAAGAAGTTGATGAACAGCCCAAAAAGAAGATTAGGATGGGGTTGCCGGCAAACCAATGGATTAGTGTTTATAATGCACGACGACCTATGAAACAGAG GTACCACTACAATGTTGCTGATATGAGGCTTGCACAGCATATCGAGAAGGGGAATGAAGATGGTTTATTCATTAGTTGTGTGGCATCGTGTAACAATCTTTGGGCGTTGATCATGGATGCAGGCACTGGCTTCACTGCTCAAGTTTATGAACTATCTACAAACTTTCTTCACAAG GAATGGATAATGGAACAATGGgagaaaaattattatattagtaCACTAGCCGGGACAAACAATGGCAGCTCCTTGGTGGTTATGTCTAAGG GTACTCTATATGCACAACAATCATACAAAGTGAGTGAGTCATTTCCGTTCAAGTGGATAAACAAAAAGTGGAGGGAAGGTTTTTATGTTACTGCAATGGCAACAGCCGGAAATAGGTGGGCTGTCGTTATGTCTCGTAATGCAGGTTTTTCTGAGCAG GTTATTGAACTTGACTTTCTTTACCCTAGCGAAGGTATTCATCGAAGATGGGATAATGGCTATCGCATAACGGCAACTGCTGCAACATGTGACCAGGCTGCCTTGGTGCTTAGTATACCTAGAAGGAAACTAACAGATGAGACACAAGAGACCCTTAGAACATCTGCTTTTCCTAGCCAACATGTGAAG GAGAAATGGGCGAAAAATCTATATATTGCATCCATATGTTTTGGCCGCACTGTTTCATGA
- the LOC121985106 gene encoding casein kinase 1-like protein HD16 isoform X3, giving the protein MMPELRSGARRGRAQANPVVQAEQPKTRRRRTARIQRPVGENPPAEEIGQVEGRGEVGGLAGEEIQEGVGERKMNDCNSGARSADKLAGGEDEGNAAPLPEKVQVSNSPLYKVERKLGKGGFGQVYVGRRISPASTSDRTTGSSAIEVALKFEHRTSKGCNYGPPYEWQVYNTLGGIHGVPKVHYKGRQGDYYVMIMDILGPSLWDVWNNNSHTMSVEMVACIAIEAISILENMHSKGYVHGDVKPENFLLGPSGTSEEKKLFLVDLGLATKWKDSSTNLHVEYDQRPDVFRGTVRYASVHAHLGRTASRRDDLESLAYTLIFLLRGRLLWQGYQGENKGFLVCKKKMATSPESLCCFCPQPFKQFVEYVVNLKFDEEPNYAKYISLFDGIVGPNPDIRPINTDGAQKVIKLIYQVGQKRGRLMIEEVDEQPKKKIRMGLPANQWISVYNARRPMKQRYHYNVADMRLAQHIEKGNEDGLFISCVASCNNLWALIMDAGTGFTAQVYELSTNFLHKEWIMEQWEKNYYISTLAGTNNGSSLVVMSKGTLYAQQSYKVSESFPFKWINKKWREGFYVTAMATAGNRWAVVMSRNAGFSEQRRYSSKMG; this is encoded by the exons ATGATGCCGGAGTTGCGTAGCGGAGCGCGTAGGGGCCGAGCGCAGGCGAATCCAGTGGTCCAGGCTGAGCAGCCGAAGACAAGGCGGCGACGGACGGCGAGGATCCAGCGGCCAGTGGGCGAGAATCCGCCTGCGGAGGAGATCGGTCAAGTGGAAGGGCGCGGCGAGGTTGGGGGCTTGGCAGGGGAGGAAATCCAGGAAGGGGTCGGGGAGAGGAAGATGAATGATTGCAATAGTGGGGCAAGGAGCGCTGATAAACTCGCTGGCGGAGAGGACGAGGGGAACGCCGCACCGCTCCCAGAAAAG GTTCAAGTCAGCAATTCACCACTATACAAAGTTGAAAGGAAGCTAGGAAAAGGTGGATTTGGACAAGTTTATGTTGGCCGTCGAATTTCGCCTGCCAGCACAAGTGATAGGACCACTGGTTCTAGTGCTATAGAG GTAGCGCTAAAGTTCGAGCACAGGACCAGCAAAGGTTGTAATTATGGTCCACCTTATGAATGGCAAGTGTACAA CACACTTGGTGGTATTCACGGGGTGCCAAAAGTTCATTACAAGGGCAGGCAAGGGGACTACTATGTCATG ATTATGGATATACTGGGACCAAGCCTTTGGGATGTATGGAATAACAATTCTCACAC AATGTCCGTGGAAATGGTTGCATGTATTGCAATTGAAGCAATCTCCATATTGGAGAATATGCATTCAAAAGG TTATGTACATGGGGATGTGAAACCTGAAAATTTTTTACTTGGACCTTCTGGGACTTctgaagaaaaaaaattgtttctTGTTGATCTTGGCTTAG CCACTAAGTGGAAGGACAGTTCAACAAATTTGCATGTTGAATATGATCAACGACCAGATGTTTTCAG GGGGACTGTGCGCTATGCTAGTGTTCATGCTCACCTTGGGAGGACAGCAAGCAGAAGAGATGATTTAGAATCCCTTGCTTATACACTTATATTTCTTCTCCGTGGCCGTCTACTTTGGCAAGGGTATCAG GGTGAAAATAAAGGTTTCCTTGTATGCAAAAAGAAGATGGCTACATCTCCAGAGTCTCTTTGTTGCTTTTGCCCACAACCTTTCAAACAGTTTGTTGAATACGTGGTCAACTTGAAGTTTGATGAAGAACCTAACTATGCAAAGTACATCTCACTTTTTGATGGCATAGTAGGTCCTAATCCAGATATTAGGCCAATTAACACTGATGGAGCTCAAAAG GTTATCAAGCTTATATATCAGGTAGGTCAAAAAAGAGGTCGTCTAATGATAGAAGAAGTTGATGAACAGCCCAAAAAGAAGATTAGGATGGGGTTGCCGGCAAACCAATGGATTAGTGTTTATAATGCACGACGACCTATGAAACAGAG GTACCACTACAATGTTGCTGATATGAGGCTTGCACAGCATATCGAGAAGGGGAATGAAGATGGTTTATTCATTAGTTGTGTGGCATCGTGTAACAATCTTTGGGCGTTGATCATGGATGCAGGCACTGGCTTCACTGCTCAAGTTTATGAACTATCTACAAACTTTCTTCACAAG GAATGGATAATGGAACAATGGgagaaaaattattatattagtaCACTAGCCGGGACAAACAATGGCAGCTCCTTGGTGGTTATGTCTAAGG GTACTCTATATGCACAACAATCATACAAAGTGAGTGAGTCATTTCCGTTCAAGTGGATAAACAAAAAGTGGAGGGAAGGTTTTTATGTTACTGCAATGGCAACAGCCGGAAATAGGTGGGCTGTCGTTATGTCTCGTAATGCAGGTTTTTCTGAGCAG CGAAGGTATTCATCGAAGATGGGATAA